Genomic segment of Parafrankia irregularis:
CGGTGTTGATCGACGTCATCAGGGGCTGGCGGGCGATGACCGCCGGGTCGTTGACGGTCTCGGTGCGCAGGAACCGGATCCGTTCGTTGCGGTCGAGCCAGCCGTACAGCTGCTGCGAGCCGAAGACGAAACTGCTCACGATCGGCGCGTGCCGGTCGAGCGCCGCCGCCTGGTCCAGCGCCAGCAGCCCGTCGGAGAAGGTCTCCGTCCAGACCCGCAGGCCGCGGCGGCCGGTGAGCGCCGCGAGGGTCGCGTCGGGAACAGTACCGATGCCCAGCTGGAGCGTCGCCCCGTCGGGGACGAGAGCGGCGACGCGGGCGCCGATCTCCTGGTGGATGTCGTCGGGCGGGTGCGGGGTGGGGGAGACGAGCGGCATGTCGACCTCGATCGCCAGGTCCACCGACGCGGTGTCCAGCTCGCCGTCGCCGAAGGTGTAGGGCATGCGGGGATTGATCTGGGCGATCACCAGGCCACCGGTGGCCCGGGCGGCCCGGACGGCGGCGGGCAGAATGTTGACCTCGGTACCCATCGACAACCGGCCACCGACCGGCCGGCTGGTGTGCAGCACGACGACATCAGGGCGGTACCCGCCGGTGAACAGGCGTGGGACGAGGCCGAGGCGGCTGGGCAGGTATTCGAGTGCCGGGCGGCCCCGCATACCGGGGCCGACGAACGGGGTCACCGGAATGACTCCGGGCCGCTCCGGGAGGCCAACCTGGGGATTCAGCACGAAAAGCCGGTAGCGCTCGACCGCCCGGTCGAGGGCGCTCAGCGCGACGAGTGGTGACGCGAAGTTCCCGGCCGCCACCACCATCGGCGGATTCTCGCCACCTGCGCCGACGAGGCCGATTTCGCCGCGTTTGTCGTTTTCGTCAACTTTGCCGCGGGCGCCCAGACGGGCTGCGACCAGATCGCCAAGGGCCGATTCGTCGACGCTGCGCATGTCTCTATTGTCGCGGGTCGCTCGGGCGGCGGCCGGTGCCGGGTCCAGCGGACCGCCGATGTACCCACTGGTAACCCATTGCCGGCACATTCCGTACCCACCAGATGCCCATGGAGCCCCCCATGGATCCCTCCTGGGGTGCCCGTGCGGCGGTGGCCCGGGAATGCGCTCGGGCGTTATCGGTGGCGGCCACATGATGAATGGAGTGCAATCGCGGACGTGCCGTGAGACCGGGAATTCGGGCAGCGTGCCTGGTGCCGGCGGCCGGCGAGCCCGGTGCGCCGCAAGGTGGCTGACCGTGCCGCCTACGTCACTCCGTCGGCCGCGCAGGCGACCCGAACGGTCGGTCAGTCGGGTCCGTCCGGCCTGTGGCTCCACCCACATTCACCTGGATCAATCCGTCGGTTCAGGCGGTCGCCCCACCGCCCCGCCAAGCAGTGGTTGACGCGCCGGCCCGCGCTGCGAATCCTTGTCCTCCAGCGGGTGGGCTGGGGGCCGACTGGCGGGAGTGTGCATCGTGAGGAGCCGACGTGACCGAGGAAGTTTCCGCAACTCCACACCGGAGTTATTGCGGACGCTGGAAACCGCAGCGCCGCCCGTACTGGGCCCGGGGTCGCTCCAGGGATCTCGCCATTGCATTGTCGGTCATTCTGCTGGGTGCCACGGCCGGGTGTTCCACGCCGGATGAGTCGGCTTCACCGACCGCCTGCGCGGCCGTCCCGGGAGTCACCGACGACACGATCAACCTGGGAATGATCCTCTCCGACACGGGAACCGCGGCCAGCCAGGCCATCGGCGCCCGTGCCGGCGCCGACGCACGGCTGCGCTCCCAGAACGAGGCCGGTGGGGTGCACGGCCGGAAGATTGTCTACGAACTGCGCGACGACCAGTCGGACCAGGCGGAGAACCTGGCCGCGGCGAAGAACCTCGTGGAGAAGGAGGGCGTCTTCGGCGTCTTCAGCGCGACGAGTGTGTCCACCGGCTCGGCCGAATACCTGCACAACGCCAGGGTTCCGGTTTTCGGCCTGGCGATGGAAGCGGCCTGGGGCACCTACGACAACATGGTGAGCTATCTCAATCGCTTTCCTTCGTCGGTGGTCTTCGACACTCTCGGGAAGTTCGCGAAGGCGAAAGGCGTCCAGCGCGCGGTAATCCTCACGACCGGCACCTCCGTCGCCTCCGTCGCCGGCGCGGAAAGGATGACCTCGATTCTCCAGCATTCCGGAATCGAGGTGGTGGGGACCGTCGACTACGCCCCGGCGCTGACCACACCGGCAACCATCGGCCGCCAGATCGCGCGGACCGGGGCCGACGCCATGTTCGCCCCGGTGACCGGAGACGATTTCGTCGACGCCTACCAGGGCGCGATGGCCGCCGGCGCCGACCTCAAGGTCGGGCTCGGGGTCAGTGGGTACGGTCACGAGCTGCTGGCCCGGAAGGGCGCGAAGATGGCCGGCGCGTACTTCTACGTCGCGTATCTCCCCTTCGAGGCTGACACGGTCGCCCAGCAGACCTATCTCGACGCGATCGCGCGCTACGCGCCGGAGCTGGATCCGCCGGATGCGCAGGCCGCGATCGAGTCCTACATCACCGCCGATCTGCTGATCGAGGGGCTGCAGGCGGTCGGGCCGTGCCCGACCCGGCAGGGAGTGCTCACCGCGCTGCGGTCGATCTCGGACTACGACGGTGCCGGGCTGCTGCCCGCGCCGGTCGATCTCACCCAGGGGTTCGGCCAGTCCGCGCGCTGCCTGACCTTCGTGCGGGCCAATGCCGCGGGCACGGGCTTCGACGTCGAACAGCCGTCAGTGTGCGGAGATCAGATCGCCGGCGGTACCTCGTGACGTCGTGACGTCGTGACGGCGGCCAGTCCGGCGCCTGTCGAACGTGTTCAGCGGCGGTCCGTCGAATCGGCCCCGCGCCGCCACGCGGCCGGCCGACCCGGCGGCGCCGGGTAGGAGAGCGCGACCGGACAACCGACGGGGCGAGAAGGCGAACCGCGTAACGCCGCTCCGGCGCTCACGTGACGCCCATGTTGATCCCGCCGCATTCTGGATCAATCCGTTGGCGGGTGCCCTCCCGGTCTCGTGACGAAACAGTTGACGAGATGCGCCGCGCTGCGAATCCTTGTGCTCCAGCGGGTGGGCTGGGGGCCGACTGGCGGGAGTGTGTATCGTGAGGAGCCGACGTGATCGACGGAAATATCGCAACTCCACACCGGAGATCTTACGGCCGGTGGAAACCATCTCGCCGGCCGTACTGGGCCCGGGGCCGCTCGAGGAACCTGGCCATTGCATTGTCCGTGGCTTTGCTGGGCGCGGCAGTCGGGTGTTCGGCACCGGATGAGTCGACGGCGACGGCCGCCTGTGCGCCGGTCACGGGAGTCACCGACGACACGATCAACCTCGGTCTGGTCCTGTCCGACACGGGTATCGCGGCCAATCAGGTCATCGGCGCCCGCGCCGGTTTCGACGCCCGGATCCTGTCCCAGAACGAAGCCGGTGGGGTGCACGGCCGTAAGATCGTCTACGAGCTGCGCGACGACGAGTCGGACCAGTCGGTGAACCTGGCGGTGGCGCGGGACCTCGTGGCGAAGGAGCAGGTCTTCGGTATTTTCAGCGCGACGACCGTGTCCACCGGCTCGGCCGACTACCTGAACAAGGCCGATGTCCCGGTGTTCGGTCTTGCCACGGAAGCAGCGTGGACGAACCACGACAACATGGTGAGCTATCTCAATCGAATGCCGTCGTCAGTGGTCTTCGACACCCTCGGGAAGTTCGCCAGGTCAAAAGGCGTCCAGCGGGCGGTGATTGTCGCGACCCCTGGTTCCCTGACCTCGCAGGCGGGCGCCGGCCGGATCACCTCGATCCTCGAGCACTCCGGGATCGAGGTGGTGGGAACCCTCAACTACGCACCGGCGCTGACCTCACTGGCGACCATAGGCCGGCAGGTCCGGCAGACTGGTGCCGATGCCCTGTTCGCCCCGGTGACCGGCGATGACTTCGTCGACATCTACCAGGGGGCGGTTTCCGCCGGCGCCGACCTCAAGGTCGGGCTCGGGATCAACGGCTACGGCCACGAGTTGCTCGCTCGAAAAGGCGCGAAGATGGCCGGCGCGTACTTCTACGTCGCCTACCTCCCCTTCGAGGCTGACACGGTCGCCCAGCAGACCTATCTCGACACGATCGCGCGCTACGCGCCGGAGCTGGATCCGCCGGATGCGCAGGCCGCGATCGAGTCCTACATCACCACCGACCTGATGATCAGGGGGCTGCAGGCCGTCGGATCCTGCCCGACCCGGCAGGGAGTGCTCACCGCGCTGCGGTCGATCTCGGCCTACGACGGAGCCGGCCTGCTGGGCGCGCCCGTCGACCTGACCAAGGGTTTCGGTCAGTCGGCCCGCTGCCTGACCTTCGTGCGGGTCAACACGGCGGGCACCGGCTTCGGGGTCGAGCAGCCGTCGGTGTGCGGAGATCCGATCACCGGTGGCGCCCCCTGAGCCCGTAATCCCGGCCGCGTGCTGGTATCCCCGCGGCCGGGGATACCAGACCTTCCACGACCTGGCGTCAGACTACGACTTGGCGTCGGACCACCGCCCGACGACGGTGATGTCCGCGACGAAGCGGACGTCGCTTCCGGCCGCCCAGTACGCCGCGGTCGACTCCAGGGCCCCGCGGGTCGCGGCGACCGCCTCAACCGCCCGGGCGGTCGGAACGTGCAGCAACAGCTCGTCGTGCAGGCAGAGCACGATCTCGCCGCCCAGCGGCACGAGCAGCTGGCGTACCGTCACCGCCCAGGCTTTGAACAGCTCGGCGGCTGAACCCTGGATGACGGCGTTGCGGGCGAACCGGCCCCACGCCGCGGCGGCCCGGTCGGGATCGGCGCCGCCGACGGCTCCCGGGTCCGGGCCGCGATCGTCCGCGGCCCACGCGCCGGCGCCCGCGTCCACTCCCGCCACCGCGGCTGTGCCCGAGCGCGTGCCGCCGCCAGTCCCGGCGGCGCCGGTTCGCAGCGGAAGCCGGCGCCCGCCGAACGTGCGCAGCGGCGGCCCGTCGGAGCCGCCCCGCGCCGCCGCACGGCCGGCCGACTCGGCCGCGTCGAGGTAGGCGAGCGCGACCGGGTAGGAGCGGCGCATCTGGCGCAGCGCCTGGCCCGCGGTGCCGGAGGTCTGCCCGTACATCGCCGCGAGAACCGCGACCTTCGCCGTGGGCCGGTCGACGCCGAGCCGGGCCGCGACCGGCGCGTACAGGTCGTCCTGCCCGGTCGCCGCGGCGAGCTCCCGGTCACCGGAGACGACCGCCAGCACCCGCGGCTCGATCTGGCCGAGGTCGGCCCGAACGAACTGGTGGCCGGGCTCGGCGACCACCACGACCCGCAGGTCGGCCGGCAGGTTGTGCAGCCCGGCGGCGGCCGTCATCCGCCCGGCGGCGCCGTCGCTGCCGCGCCACTCACCGCGCAGCCGGCCGTCGGCCCCGACGTGCTCGTCGAGCCAGCGGAAACCGTAGGTGGTCGCGACCCGTTCGGCCCGGCGCCAGACCAGCAGGGCGTCTACCGCCGGGTGCGCCGCACGCAGGGCGGTCAGCCGCCACGACCGGGTGTCGGGCACGTCGATGCCGACCGCGGCGAGCCCGGCCCGGACGGAGGCAGGGTTGCGCAGATCGACGGAGCCGCCGAGGTGGCGCAGCACCGGAGCGTCGCGGGCCCGCCGCGCGGCCAGTTGGCCGGCCTCGTCCCGGGGCCGTGGGCCGACGAGGCCGGCGATCGTCGCCTCGGCGGTCGGGCGGTCCACCGGCAGGCCGTACCGCCACAGCTCATGGGCGAGCAGCTCGGCGCCCGACTCCGCCCGCGCGGTCAGCACCGCGAGCGGGAGTCCGGACGGACGGGCCCGCGGGTCGGCCAGCGCGCGCAGCGCCCGCTCCTGCGCCGCCCGCACGGTCAGCGCCAGCCGCGCGAACCGGGCCGCCCGTTCCAGCCTGGTCGCCAGACCACCCGGCGCGAGGCCGAGCAGCGTCTCCTGGACCCAGACCGGCCGGAGCTGGCCGTCGGGCCCGACCGGGTCCTCCGGTCGCCCGCCGGCCGGCCACGCCTCCCGCGGGTCTCCCGCAGGTGCGTCCCGCCGGTCCCCCGCGGGAGCGTCGCGCGGTGCGTCCGGCGCGCGGGGGCCCTGGGAGCCCGGGCGCTCCCGGGGGTCGTCCTCGAGGGCAGCGAGCAGGTCGAGCTGGCCGTCACGCCGGACCCGCGGTGGCGGTGGCGGTGCCGCGAGCCCACGGGCCGCGGCCCACACCACGCCCGGGTCATCCCGCCCGCCGCCGTGCAGGAGCCGATGGACCGCGGCCAGGTCCCAGCACTGCGCGGGGGCGCGCCGCCGGCCGGTCGCCCCCGACCCTCGCCAACCGGAGGCGCCGCCGCTGCCCCCGGCCGTACCGGCACCGCCGGGGAGGCCGCTCACACCGGTCGCAGCGGTCGCAGCGGTCACGGTGGCCCTGCCGGGGGCGTCGGGTGGCCCGGTCAGCGGTGTCCCACCGCCATGCGCCGACCACCACACCCAGCGGGGCGCCAGGGCCGACTCCACCTCGGCCAGGACGGCCGCGGCCTGCGCCGGCCAGGCCCAGCCGGTGTCCGCGTGCGCCAGCGCGACCCCGACCCCGGGGACGGCCACCACCGCGACCGGCGTGCCCCGGCCAACCCCCGCCGCTCGCAGCACCTCGACCGCGCCGGGGCGCGGCATCGGGTCCACCACGTCAGGCTCCTCTGTGGACGCGCTCCTCCGGCGCGTCCACAGTCGCACAGCCCTGTCGGCGGGGTGGTGGCGCCAGCCCGTCAATCGTCAAGATAATCAACACTGTTGACGGCCGCCGGTGCGTATTGTCGATCTTGAAGAGTGGCGGCGGACGACAGAACGGCACGGCGATGCGGTGGTACGACGGGTTGCAGGTGTCGCGGACGCCAGCGGTGTGGTGTGGCGGTGCCCGATGCAGGATGACGGCATGGCTGAACCGCGCCCGGTGCCCGTGCCGCATCCGCTGATCGAGGCTCTCGGTCTGCAGCCGCATCCGGAGGGCGGGTGGTACCGGCGGACCTGGCAGTCACCGCTCGAGCTCGACGCGCATGGCGGGGTACGGCCGGTGGCGACCGCGATCTCCTTCCTGCTGCTGCCGGGGGAGGTCTCGCACTGGCACCGGGTGCGCTCGGACGAGCTGTGGTTCTGGCAGGGCGGCGGAGCACTGCTGCTGACCGAGGGCGGGACGCAGGACGCCCCGGGCGCGACGACCGGGTACCGACTGGGGCCGGAGCCGGCGGTGGGCGGCGCCGAGCGGGTACAGCACCTGGTGCCCGCGAACGTCTGGCAGACCGCCCGGCCGGCCGGTGCGGAACACGTTCTGGTCGGCTGCGTGGTGGCGCCCGGGTTCGACTTCGCCGACTTCGAGCTGCTGGACACCCCGGGCTGACCCGCCCCGCGCGGGGCTGCCGGTTCCTTCGGGTCTGTTCCGCGGTGTCCGCCTACGCTGTGTGGGGTGCACAGAGGTGGCTGGGCCGGGGATCCGCCGGCGACGGACGAGGAGGCCGCCGCCCGGATCGTCGCCGCGGCCAGGGCCTGTATCGAGGTCGATGGGACCGGCTCGGACCTGGCGAAGGTCGCCCGGCGCGTCGGGGTCACCCGCCAGACGGTCTACCGCTA
This window contains:
- a CDS encoding ABC transporter substrate-binding protein gives rise to the protein MALLGAAVGCSAPDESTATAACAPVTGVTDDTINLGLVLSDTGIAANQVIGARAGFDARILSQNEAGGVHGRKIVYELRDDESDQSVNLAVARDLVAKEQVFGIFSATTVSTGSADYLNKADVPVFGLATEAAWTNHDNMVSYLNRMPSSVVFDTLGKFARSKGVQRAVIVATPGSLTSQAGAGRITSILEHSGIEVVGTLNYAPALTSLATIGRQVRQTGADALFAPVTGDDFVDIYQGAVSAGADLKVGLGINGYGHELLARKGAKMAGAYFYVAYLPFEADTVAQQTYLDTIARYAPELDPPDAQAAIESYITTDLMIRGLQAVGSCPTRQGVLTALRSISAYDGAGLLGAPVDLTKGFGQSARCLTFVRVNTAGTGFGVEQPSVCGDPITGGAP
- a CDS encoding acetyl-CoA hydrolase/transferase family protein, with product MRSVDESALGDLVAARLGARGKVDENDKRGEIGLVGAGGENPPMVVAAGNFASPLVALSALDRAVERYRLFVLNPQVGLPERPGVIPVTPFVGPGMRGRPALEYLPSRLGLVPRLFTGGYRPDVVVLHTSRPVGGRLSMGTEVNILPAAVRAARATGGLVIAQINPRMPYTFGDGELDTASVDLAIEVDMPLVSPTPHPPDDIHQEIGARVAALVPDGATLQLGIGTVPDATLAALTGRRGLRVWTETFSDGLLALDQAAALDRHAPIVSSFVFGSQQLYGWLDRNERIRFLRTETVNDPAVIARQPLMTSINTALQVDLHAQANASYVRGRIWSGFGGQPDFVTGALHAADGQAIIALPSWHARSASSTIVAALSEPTTSFQHSHVVSEHGVADIWGSSLRQQADELIRNVAHPDARDALAATFADTHTDARGGARADVHSGARAEADRPRPSASAPQQSASRSTTGASASAVAPSGVEK
- a CDS encoding cupin domain-containing protein — protein: MAEPRPVPVPHPLIEALGLQPHPEGGWYRRTWQSPLELDAHGGVRPVATAISFLLLPGEVSHWHRVRSDELWFWQGGGALLLTEGGTQDAPGATTGYRLGPEPAVGGAERVQHLVPANVWQTARPAGAEHVLVGCVVAPGFDFADFELLDTPG
- a CDS encoding DNA polymerase, which encodes MPRPGAVEVLRAAGVGRGTPVAVVAVPGVGVALAHADTGWAWPAQAAAVLAEVESALAPRWVWWSAHGGGTPLTGPPDAPGRATVTAATAATGVSGLPGGAGTAGGSGGASGWRGSGATGRRRAPAQCWDLAAVHRLLHGGGRDDPGVVWAAARGLAAPPPPPRVRRDGQLDLLAALEDDPRERPGSQGPRAPDAPRDAPAGDRRDAPAGDPREAWPAGGRPEDPVGPDGQLRPVWVQETLLGLAPGGLATRLERAARFARLALTVRAAQERALRALADPRARPSGLPLAVLTARAESGAELLAHELWRYGLPVDRPTAEATIAGLVGPRPRDEAGQLAARRARDAPVLRHLGGSVDLRNPASVRAGLAAVGIDVPDTRSWRLTALRAAHPAVDALLVWRRAERVATTYGFRWLDEHVGADGRLRGEWRGSDGAAGRMTAAAGLHNLPADLRVVVVAEPGHQFVRADLGQIEPRVLAVVSGDRELAAATGQDDLYAPVAARLGVDRPTAKVAVLAAMYGQTSGTAGQALRQMRRSYPVALAYLDAAESAGRAAARGGSDGPPLRTFGGRRLPLRTGAAGTGGGTRSGTAAVAGVDAGAGAWAADDRGPDPGAVGGADPDRAAAAWGRFARNAVIQGSAAELFKAWAVTVRQLLVPLGGEIVLCLHDELLLHVPTARAVEAVAATRGALESTAAYWAAGSDVRFVADITVVGRWSDAKS
- a CDS encoding ABC transporter substrate-binding protein: MSVILLGATAGCSTPDESASPTACAAVPGVTDDTINLGMILSDTGTAASQAIGARAGADARLRSQNEAGGVHGRKIVYELRDDQSDQAENLAAAKNLVEKEGVFGVFSATSVSTGSAEYLHNARVPVFGLAMEAAWGTYDNMVSYLNRFPSSVVFDTLGKFAKAKGVQRAVILTTGTSVASVAGAERMTSILQHSGIEVVGTVDYAPALTTPATIGRQIARTGADAMFAPVTGDDFVDAYQGAMAAGADLKVGLGVSGYGHELLARKGAKMAGAYFYVAYLPFEADTVAQQTYLDAIARYAPELDPPDAQAAIESYITADLLIEGLQAVGPCPTRQGVLTALRSISDYDGAGLLPAPVDLTQGFGQSARCLTFVRANAAGTGFDVEQPSVCGDQIAGGTS